In Altererythrobacter rubellus, the following are encoded in one genomic region:
- a CDS encoding superoxide dismutase family protein: MPTALCAGSSKDKGEMGSAPAVIGSALIATASGTEIGTAEIIRAKGAISISVKVNGFEAGERALHLHSTGACDAPDFTSAGGHLNPFERAHGSLNPDGQHLGDMPNITTDDNGQATLTFTFSDDPDHLIQEIFDANGTAVMIHAGPDDYISDPAGAAGPRIACGVVKPAN, encoded by the coding sequence TTGCCCACAGCGCTTTGCGCCGGCTCTTCGAAAGACAAAGGCGAGATGGGATCGGCTCCCGCGGTAATTGGCTCTGCATTGATAGCTACAGCGAGCGGGACGGAGATCGGCACAGCCGAGATCATCCGCGCGAAGGGCGCCATCTCGATTTCGGTCAAGGTCAACGGGTTTGAAGCCGGCGAGCGCGCGCTTCATCTACATTCAACTGGGGCCTGCGATGCACCAGACTTCACAAGCGCTGGAGGCCACTTGAATCCTTTCGAGCGGGCGCACGGCAGCCTAAATCCGGATGGTCAGCACCTTGGGGACATGCCCAACATTACCACGGACGATAATGGTCAAGCCACACTCACCTTCACATTCTCCGACGATCCTGACCATCTCATCCAGGAAATATTTGACGCGAACGGAACAGCAGTGATGATCCACGCTGGTCCGGACGACTATATCAGCGACCCAGCCGGCGCTGCCGGTCCAAGGATCGCGTGCGGAGTAGTCAAACCAGCCAATTAA
- a CDS encoding Crp/Fnr family transcriptional regulator encodes MSDILHSSARSLVAPMLFSALSAELRGQLISSALAKQYSEDQIIQQRGETAHGFYLIASGSVSIGQFLSKGEFRAVAVLGPGDSWGELAMFANRPRVVDAIARGPCEVRFISSADFEAAIAGRAEEMRMLLGAMSVQFQDMIDVMAGIRRGTAHARVAGLLDALAGASPLPAKVRLTQQELGELLGLTRVTINAALKELEAAGAIARRYGQIEVLDKATLDLASLT; translated from the coding sequence ATGTCAGATATTTTACATTCTTCTGCGCGCTCTCTTGTTGCGCCGATGTTGTTCTCTGCGTTGTCAGCAGAACTGCGTGGGCAGCTGATCTCCAGCGCGCTGGCAAAACAATATTCGGAAGACCAGATCATCCAGCAGCGCGGTGAGACAGCGCATGGCTTCTACCTCATCGCAAGTGGCTCAGTTTCGATTGGGCAGTTCCTCTCCAAGGGCGAATTTCGTGCCGTGGCGGTACTTGGCCCCGGGGATTCCTGGGGTGAGCTGGCCATGTTCGCGAACCGTCCACGTGTTGTCGACGCAATCGCGCGTGGCCCTTGCGAAGTTCGTTTCATTAGTAGCGCAGATTTCGAGGCAGCAATTGCAGGCAGGGCGGAAGAAATGCGGATGCTGCTTGGCGCAATGTCCGTTCAGTTTCAAGACATGATTGACGTGATGGCGGGGATCCGTCGGGGCACAGCCCACGCCCGCGTTGCAGGGCTGCTGGATGCGCTGGCCGGAGCATCCCCTTTGCCTGCCAAAGTCCGCCTGACGCAGCAAGAGCTGGGCGAATTGCTTGGCCTGACGCGCGTTACGATCAACGCCGCGCTCAAGGAGCTGGAGGCAGCTGGCGCCATTGCCAGGCGCTATGGGCAGATCGAAGTGCTGGACAAAGCTACGCTCGATCTCGCATCACTGACCTAG
- a CDS encoding sterol desaturase family protein: protein MPTSTIAVLGIFLGFAVLELWRTKLFAKGGQTRDDGIVEGISMTMLLAVTQPGIVFLSAAIMSVVAPSLEGALSDINIFAATALFLVLEDMTQYWWHRASHTFPWLYNLHRAHHNAKYMSVRLVYRNNIIYYMLMPGLWTAGALLYMGLGWVYAGYLLVKMAVIIGAHSDVAWDKPLYQIKWLSPVMWVVERTISTPSTHHAHHGRHADDPAVNYKGNYGNLLFFWDVLFGTAKITRSYPESYGVENLAPATLGQQLLWPIFPENKEADPGVRKKVAAKVT from the coding sequence ATGCCAACATCAACGATTGCTGTCCTTGGAATCTTCCTCGGTTTCGCTGTGCTCGAACTATGGCGCACCAAGCTATTCGCTAAGGGCGGACAGACCCGCGATGACGGGATTGTTGAAGGCATCAGCATGACGATGCTGCTCGCGGTCACTCAGCCTGGCATCGTTTTCCTGTCAGCGGCGATCATGAGCGTAGTGGCGCCCAGTCTTGAGGGTGCGCTTTCAGATATCAACATCTTCGCGGCGACTGCCTTGTTCTTGGTGCTTGAAGACATGACGCAATACTGGTGGCACCGCGCCAGCCACACTTTTCCGTGGCTCTACAATCTGCACCGCGCGCACCACAATGCGAAGTATATGAGCGTGCGCCTCGTCTATCGGAACAACATCATATACTACATGTTGATGCCCGGTCTGTGGACCGCAGGCGCCTTGCTCTACATGGGGCTGGGATGGGTCTATGCCGGTTATCTGTTGGTCAAAATGGCTGTCATCATCGGTGCACACTCAGACGTCGCTTGGGACAAACCGCTGTACCAGATCAAATGGCTCTCACCGGTCATGTGGGTGGTAGAACGGACCATCTCAACGCCTTCTACGCACCATGCGCACCACGGCCGCCATGCGGATGATCCGGCGGTCAACTACAAAGGCAATTACGGCAATTTGCTGTTCTTCTGGGATGTCCTGTTCGGCACAGCCAAAATCACACGCTCGTATCCGGAAAGCTACGGCGTAGAGAACCTCGCGCCTGCGACGCTGGGCCAGCAGCTGCTGTGGCCAATCTTTCCGGAGAACAAGGAAGCTGATCCAGGGGTTAGGAAGAAGGTGGCGGCTAAAGTCACCTGA
- a CDS encoding YqaA family protein: MHLLRGLYDWTMDKAAHPYAAWWLAFFCFIESSFFPIPPHPLLGLMCLAEPKKAIRLALVATLASVAGALLGYAIGWGLYDTVGAWLIGALGLTESFPVAACYLREYDWEAIVIAGATPIPFKLLTITAGFIGMNLITFVLASLAARALIFMTVGFLFRLFGAPIKAIIDKYLGTVTTLFVVLVVGGFLILTQFSSSDEAVADKCENATLFQVN, from the coding sequence ATGCATTTGCTGCGCGGTCTTTATGACTGGACAATGGATAAGGCTGCTCATCCATATGCCGCATGGTGGCTTGCCTTTTTCTGTTTCATAGAATCGAGCTTTTTCCCGATACCGCCGCATCCATTGCTTGGCCTGATGTGCCTTGCCGAACCGAAAAAAGCGATTCGGCTGGCACTGGTTGCGACGCTCGCTTCGGTTGCGGGCGCGCTGCTCGGATATGCAATTGGCTGGGGTCTTTACGATACCGTTGGTGCCTGGCTCATCGGCGCGCTAGGCCTGACGGAAAGTTTCCCCGTCGCCGCTTGTTATCTGCGCGAATACGATTGGGAAGCCATAGTCATAGCAGGCGCGACCCCTATACCGTTCAAGCTCCTGACGATCACCGCTGGCTTCATCGGGATGAACCTGATCACATTTGTTCTGGCAAGCCTCGCGGCGCGCGCGCTCATCTTCATGACGGTCGGTTTCTTGTTCCGACTGTTTGGCGCTCCGATAAAGGCAATCATCGACAAATATCTCGGTACTGTCACAACGCTCTTCGTCGTTTTGGTGGTTGGCGGATTTTTGATCCTGACACAATTCTCAAGCAGTGATGAAGCCGTTGCGGATAAATGCGAGAACGCCACACTGTTTCAGGTGAACTGA
- a CDS encoding OmpA family protein: MRKLAMGLALASTALASPALAKEGQWYIGVDAGAMIVDSASVDGADISVDHNEGSDFGAVVGHDFGAFRLETEVAYKQANLEAINFGITEVAANGEGNFLSFMLNGLFDFGKDDGLQGFFGGGFGIARSQLENGLIAQGSATGLYDDSDTGIAWQLLAGARAPLTDRWDVGLKYRYFNAPGINIVARDGTGLETDVSTHSLLGTLTYNFGEEPAPPPPPPPPPPPPPPPPPPPPPPPPPPPAPVCNTGPYIVFFNWDESDITPEAATVLDNAVTAYADCGTASVMLAGHTDRSGTTTYNMGLAERRNSSVRDYLNGRGIPDDRIGSEAFGESQPRVATEDGVRELQNRRVEVTYGPGSGM; this comes from the coding sequence ATGCGTAAACTCGCAATGGGATTGGCGTTGGCATCAACTGCTCTCGCCTCACCTGCGCTAGCTAAAGAGGGCCAATGGTACATTGGTGTCGATGCTGGCGCGATGATTGTTGATAGTGCATCTGTGGACGGAGCCGATATTTCGGTCGATCACAATGAAGGTAGTGATTTTGGCGCTGTAGTTGGCCACGATTTTGGGGCCTTCCGCCTCGAAACTGAAGTCGCATATAAGCAGGCTAACCTTGAGGCGATCAATTTCGGTATCACAGAAGTCGCCGCCAATGGCGAAGGCAATTTCTTGAGCTTTATGCTGAATGGCCTTTTCGATTTCGGTAAAGATGACGGCCTCCAAGGCTTCTTCGGTGGCGGCTTCGGTATCGCACGTTCCCAGCTTGAAAACGGGTTGATTGCTCAAGGTTCTGCTACGGGGCTTTACGATGATTCCGACACCGGCATTGCATGGCAGCTGCTTGCAGGTGCGCGCGCACCGTTGACTGATCGTTGGGACGTTGGTTTGAAATATCGCTATTTCAACGCACCTGGCATCAATATCGTGGCACGTGATGGCACCGGCCTTGAGACCGATGTGTCAACGCACTCGTTGCTTGGCACATTGACCTACAATTTTGGTGAAGAGCCGGCTCCACCGCCACCTCCGCCTCCACCGCCACCGCCACCGCCACCACCGCCACCGCCTCCACCGCCTCCACCGCCGCCTCCACCGGCTCCGGTGTGCAACACTGGCCCGTACATCGTCTTCTTTAACTGGGACGAGTCGGATATTACGCCAGAAGCTGCGACAGTGCTGGACAACGCGGTAACGGCGTACGCAGATTGCGGCACGGCCAGCGTAATGCTTGCAGGTCACACCGACCGTTCAGGCACGACGACCTACAATATGGGTCTTGCTGAACGTCGTAACTCATCAGTTCGTGACTATCTGAATGGTCGCGGAATTCCTGATGATCGTATCGGCAGTGAAGCCTTCGGCGAATCGCAGCCACGTGTAGCCACTGAAGATGGCGTTCGTGAGCTTCAGAACCGCCGTGTTGAAGTAACCTACGGCCCGGGTTCCGGTATGTAA